The stretch of DNA TTTATCGTACGCCCCCTTTCACCACCAACAAAAAAGCCCCTCTCGGGACTTTCTCGAAGGATACCGACCGACTCAGGCCGTCTCGGCCATCCCCCCGTTGCGCCGGCCGATGAGCCGCCGGAGGTGGCCCTCGGCGAGGAAGCTGATGGGGTGTTCGAGGTAGTGGATAGGCTCCATGTAGCAGCTCATGTAGCACAACCGGCCGCAGTGGTGCCGCGGCGCCTCGCGGTAGGCCCGCTTCAGCACGGCCCACAGGCTCGGCTCCTCCAGCAGGTTCCCCGCCACCCAGTGCATCTTCGTGCAGGGGTAGAAAACCTGGCCCAGCGGCCCCACCTTGGGGGTGACCGTGGCGTAGCAGCGGTAAGGGAGGAAGTCGCGCACCCGCTCGAGGTAGAGGGTAGTGTTGAGGACGGGGTAGCCTTGTTCTTTGCGGCGGATGAGCGCGTCGATGAGCGCCCGGTACTCGGGGTTGCCGACGAGCTCCGGGTTGGGCTCGAAGCCGTCCACCCGCGGCACGGCGTTGAAGCTGACCCCGATTTCGGCGGCGAAGTCCAGGAGCGGCAGCACCTGGCCTAAATGGTCGGGGAGAATCACGGCGTTGATGTTGATTTGGAAGCCCTTTTCGTCCTGGGCCTTCGCGTAGTGGCGAAGGTTGCCCATCACCCGGTCGCAGGCGCCCTTGACGCGGACGATGGAGTCCCAAATCTCCGGCACCGTGGAATCCAGCGAGACGATGAGCTGGTCCACGTAGTCCAGCAGGACCTCGTGGCGGCGCATCTGCATGAGGTTGGTGTTGAGGACCAGCGGGGCGAAGCCGAGCGCGTGGGCGCGGCGGATGACCTCGTCGATGTCGGGGAGGATGAGAGGCTCGCCGCCGGAGATGTCCAGGGCCGGGATGCCGGGGCGGATTTTTTCCAGGACGCGCAGCTTGTCCGCCGTGGGCAGCTCCCGCCGGTCCATCTTCGGGTAGCCGCAGTAGACGCAGCGCATGTCGCAGCGGTTGGTGATGTTGTAGCTGGCCAGGACGGGGTAGACCTCGCGCCCGCGGGCCGAGTCCTTCTGGAACCGGACCTTGACGATGTTCTTCGCCAGGTTCGCCAGCCACTGGGGTCGGATGCGCTTGAGGCTGAAGGCCATAATATCCCCGCAGAGTATTATATTAAAATTCAGCTAGTAAAGAACACCTACAACCTGGAAACCAAGGTGGGCTTTTTTCTCTAAGCTCATCAATTTTATAGATTTTTTGCCTTTTAAGACAGTAAGAAGTTGAATTATCAGTAGCTAATACTTGCATCTTTTTTACGAAACCTGAATTGACAGCCTGTTCAATTTCTCTAGCAGTATAACAACTCATAGAAAGTGTATGTGACAATAAATTATAGAGAGCGAGCTCTAAAGAAAGAGGTAAATTTGGATCATCCAAATCAATATCAACTTCGTCATCACTGTCATATGAGGAGTCAACCGAACCAACGTTTTCAAAAGCATTTTCTACTGAAAATTCTTTCCTTTGATTCGGAATATAATTGTTTTCTCCAGATGGCACGCCCAAGTCATCGAGCATTTTTGATAATTCCATTTCCTTACTAGAATCTACTAAACAATTTATCAAATCCTCTTTTTTCCCTACAGCGCGTAATCCTGCTGTTTTTGAAACCTTCTGGACAAGATGATAATCCGTAATAACTAGTCTATCAGCTGGTTTTGTGGC from bacterium encodes:
- a CDS encoding radical SAM protein, which encodes MAFSLKRIRPQWLANLAKNIVKVRFQKDSARGREVYPVLASYNITNRCDMRCVYCGYPKMDRRELPTADKLRVLEKIRPGIPALDISGGEPLILPDIDEVIRRAHALGFAPLVLNTNLMQMRRHEVLLDYVDQLIVSLDSTVPEIWDSIVRVKGACDRVMGNLRHYAKAQDEKGFQININAVILPDHLGQVLPLLDFAAEIGVSFNAVPRVDGFEPNPELVGNPEYRALIDALIRRKEQGYPVLNTTLYLERVRDFLPYRCYATVTPKVGPLGQVFYPCTKMHWVAGNLLEEPSLWAVLKRAYREAPRHHCGRLCYMSCYMEPIHYLEHPISFLAEGHLRRLIGRRNGGMAETA